A region from the Nostoc sp. HK-01 genome encodes:
- a CDS encoding putative signal transduction protein containing Nacht domain, producing the protein MTSQGLRASLEGIRAAKTALTDKTLSQHKLAIALGITRQPVSKFFAGEPVSRSCFVQICQHLGLSWQKIAGLPEDITSELTTTSHRNNRDLNILVQEIRQKRQDKIQDQCGTLQMLDIAQAIPLVDIYTTVYVLEKITSQRWLEIGDLLKEFCFESGFERLVKDQVSQKISGLEAVLLYSKLMVLGKPAIGKTTFLKYLAVECNKGELQPNLVAIFISLKDFADDFKDNSDFNLLKYISQEFLSCGIESESTLSLLIAGKMLILLDGLDEVQVEEVNQVNKEIRRFCQTYYKNKFVISCRIAAQKYKFPGFTEIEIADFDMQQAEAFVKNWFVAVAHESREDGEAIGNLFIHQLNLPENKQFRELAIIPILLHLICLFFQAKSEFTFKPAKLYEQALNILLSRWDETKGIQRHSVGCNLNLANAKKLLAQIAAITFEQSNYFFEEEIIQTLIVQCLTKDNEYFRSSSELLNQQAQYGAKFMKLLEVNYGVLVERSQGIYSFSHLALQEYLTAKNIVLNYQEQSINKLINHITDKRWENVFLLTVSMLPDAEVMLRLMKEKIDILVVHDQKIQDFLLWLHQKSNSVTTQYKPGAIRAFYIVCVGRSLEVFLKGSNFPQHQVFCHSSSYGLERAMIGNLAFNPELAIDEFLTSTFACAGELEFACNYILNDAIVFDYDHALNIAFDKALNLVVEPKFKQFLHNLKKQLPNAQSNPYKFRKWWIEHGKFWNENFRELLVKYRNICHDWQLSKQQIELLQEYYIANKLLINCLNTANKIRPEIRHDIEEKLLLATNQINQ; encoded by the coding sequence ATGACAAGCCAAGGACTAAGAGCTTCCTTAGAAGGTATCAGAGCTGCAAAAACAGCTTTAACTGACAAAACTTTAAGCCAACATAAATTAGCAATAGCTTTAGGTATTACTCGTCAACCAGTATCTAAGTTTTTTGCTGGTGAGCCAGTTTCTCGCAGTTGCTTTGTGCAAATTTGTCAACATTTAGGATTATCTTGGCAAAAAATTGCTGGTCTACCAGAAGATATAACTTCAGAATTGACTACTACATCACATAGAAATAATAGAGATTTAAATATATTGGTGCAGGAAATCCGCCAAAAGCGCCAAGACAAAATTCAAGACCAATGCGGTACTCTGCAAATGTTGGATATTGCTCAGGCAATTCCTTTAGTTGATATTTATACTACTGTTTATGTATTAGAAAAAATTACTAGCCAACGATGGTTAGAGATTGGAGATTTGTTGAAAGAATTTTGTTTTGAATCAGGCTTTGAACGGCTAGTGAAAGACCAGGTTTCCCAAAAAATATCAGGGTTAGAAGCAGTATTACTTTACTCTAAGTTGATGGTGCTGGGTAAACCAGCTATAGGTAAAACAACATTCTTAAAATATTTGGCGGTTGAGTGTAATAAAGGAGAATTACAACCAAATCTTGTGGCAATTTTTATCAGCCTCAAGGACTTTGCTGACGACTTTAAAGATAATAGTGATTTCAATTTGTTGAAGTATATTAGCCAGGAATTTCTGAGTTGTGGGATTGAATCTGAATCAACATTAAGTTTATTAATTGCAGGTAAAATGTTGATTTTATTGGATGGATTAGATGAAGTACAAGTGGAGGAAGTAAATCAGGTTAATAAAGAAATCCGGCGTTTTTGTCAGACTTATTACAAAAATAAGTTTGTGATTAGCTGTCGAATAGCGGCTCAAAAATACAAATTTCCGGGGTTTACAGAAATCGAAATTGCCGACTTTGATATGCAACAGGCTGAGGCTTTTGTCAAAAACTGGTTCGTAGCAGTTGCTCATGAATCTAGAGAAGATGGGGAAGCTATCGGTAATTTATTTATTCATCAACTAAATTTACCAGAAAATAAGCAATTTAGAGAATTAGCAATAATACCAATTTTGCTACATCTAATTTGTTTATTCTTTCAAGCAAAATCTGAATTTACATTTAAGCCAGCTAAATTATATGAGCAAGCATTAAATATTTTGCTGAGTCGATGGGATGAAACCAAAGGTATTCAAAGGCATTCAGTTGGCTGTAATTTAAATTTAGCTAATGCAAAAAAACTATTGGCTCAAATTGCTGCTATTACTTTTGAACAAAGTAATTATTTTTTTGAAGAAGAAATAATACAAACACTAATAGTTCAATGTTTAACTAAAGATAATGAATATTTCCGTAGTAGTTCAGAATTGCTAAATCAGCAGGCTCAATATGGTGCAAAATTCATGAAATTACTTGAGGTGAATTATGGTGTATTAGTGGAGCGATCGCAGGGAATCTACTCTTTCTCTCATCTGGCTTTGCAAGAATATTTAACAGCAAAAAATATTGTCTTAAATTACCAAGAACAGTCGATAAATAAACTGATTAATCATATTACTGATAAACGCTGGGAAAATGTTTTTTTACTAACCGTGAGTATGTTGCCTGATGCTGAAGTAATGCTGCGGTTAATGAAAGAAAAAATAGATATTTTAGTGGTTCATGACCAGAAAATTCAAGATTTTCTATTGTGGCTGCATCAAAAATCTAACTCAGTTACTACTCAATATAAACCAGGTGCTATTCGAGCTTTTTACATCGTTTGTGTTGGTCGTTCATTAGAGGTGTTTCTCAAAGGTAGTAATTTTCCTCAACACCAAGTCTTTTGCCATTCATCTAGCTATGGTCTGGAACGTGCTATGATTGGGAATTTAGCATTTAATCCTGAACTTGCTATAGATGAGTTTCTCACAAGTACTTTTGCCTGTGCTGGGGAACTAGAGTTTGCCTGTAATTATATTTTGAATGATGCTATTGTTTTTGACTATGACCATGCTTTAAATATTGCCTTTGATAAAGCACTGAATTTAGTTGTTGAGCCTAAATTTAAACAATTTCTCCACAATCTGAAAAAACAACTACCAAATGCACAAAGCAATCCCTATAAATTTCGTAAGTGGTGGATAGAGCATGGTAAATTCTGGAATGAAAATTTTAGAGAACTTTTGGTTAAATATCGGAATATTTGTCACGATTGGCAGTTGAGTAAACAGCAAATAGAGTTACTTCAGGAATATTATATAGCTAATAAGTTACTGATAAATTGTCTGAATACTGCCAATAAGATTAGACCAGAAATTCGACACGATATTGAAGAAAAATTATTGTTGGCAACTAACCAGATAAACCAATAA
- a CDS encoding two component transcriptional regulator, winged helix family protein: protein MVMLPATNPKILVVDDDFGVRNLIYRFLGRKYHIESAADGKTALSMFEQFNPALVILDWNLPDISGYNLCEEMQSRNNVLVMILTSRNAEEDKIKILSAGADDFMTKPFSLAEVEVRVQALLRRVRCINPYPVQRLVFKQLAINPEGREVTLNDKPLNLTALEFNILHFLASHPGQAWSRSQLIQKVWGCDYVGDGRVVDVHIGQLRKKLEVDHNVPEFIKTVRGYGYKFELPEVTTA from the coding sequence ATGGTGATGCTTCCTGCTACAAATCCCAAAATTCTTGTTGTAGATGACGACTTTGGTGTACGTAATCTAATCTATCGTTTTCTTGGTCGAAAATATCACATAGAGTCTGCGGCAGATGGCAAAACTGCTCTATCTATGTTTGAGCAATTTAACCCAGCCTTAGTAATTTTAGATTGGAATTTACCAGATATCAGTGGCTACAATTTATGTGAAGAAATGCAGAGCCGTAATAATGTCTTAGTAATGATACTGACAAGTAGAAATGCGGAAGAAGATAAAATTAAGATTCTTTCTGCTGGTGCAGATGACTTTATGACTAAACCTTTTAGTTTGGCAGAAGTAGAAGTTAGAGTACAAGCACTTTTGAGACGGGTACGTTGCATTAATCCTTATCCTGTACAACGCTTGGTATTCAAGCAACTAGCAATTAACCCAGAAGGTAGAGAAGTCACACTAAATGATAAGCCACTAAATTTAACAGCATTGGAATTTAATATTCTGCATTTTTTAGCAAGTCATCCTGGTCAAGCTTGGAGTCGTTCACAACTCATTCAAAAAGTTTGGGGTTGTGACTATGTAGGAGATGGAAGAGTTGTGGATGTACACATTGGTCAATTACGCAAGAAATTAGAAGTTGATCATAACGTGCCTGAGTTTATTAAGACGGTTCGCGGCTACGGTTATAAATTTGAATTACCAGAAGTAACAACTGCTTGA
- a CDS encoding lysyl-tRNA synthetase, translated as MSEEDIRAARLEKVDQIKQLGGNPYSYRWESSHHAAQLQEKFADLASGEEVDLEVAIAGRIMARRVFGKLAFFTLQDETGNIQLYLEKNRIQESMAEIDADAFNHLKQLTDAGDILGVKGTIKRTEKGELSVYVKQYTILTKSLLPLPDKWHGLTDIAKRYRQRYVDLIVNPEVRQTFRRRAQITAGIRRYLEQRDFLEIETPVLQSEAGGADARPFITYHNTLEMELYLRIATELHLKRLIVGGFEKVFEMGRIFRNEGISTRHNPEFTTIELYQAYADYNDMMALTEGIITTVAQEVLGTLQITYQGETVDLTPPWRRVTMHDVVKESTGLDFNAFSTLEEAKAAAKNAGIPGVDEAQTIGKVLNLAFEEKVEANLIQPTFVIDYPVEISPLAKPHRSQPGLVERFELFIVGRETANSFSELTDPIDQRERLEDQAARKAAGDLEAQGVDEDFLTALEYGMPPTGGLGIGIDRLVMLLTDSASIRDVIAFPLLKPEKSEASPESAS; from the coding sequence ATGTCGGAAGAAGATATCCGTGCCGCCAGGCTGGAAAAAGTAGACCAGATTAAGCAGTTAGGGGGTAATCCATACTCCTATCGTTGGGAATCTAGCCATCACGCCGCCCAATTGCAAGAAAAATTTGCTGATTTAGCCAGTGGCGAAGAAGTCGATTTAGAAGTTGCGATCGCCGGTCGCATTATGGCGCGGCGTGTTTTTGGTAAGTTGGCATTCTTCACCTTGCAAGACGAAACTGGCAACATACAGCTTTATCTGGAGAAAAATCGCATCCAAGAAAGCATGGCAGAGATTGATGCTGATGCTTTCAATCACCTCAAGCAACTCACAGATGCAGGAGATATTCTAGGCGTTAAAGGCACGATTAAACGGACTGAAAAGGGCGAGTTATCAGTCTACGTCAAACAATACACCATCCTCACAAAATCCCTACTGCCTCTACCCGACAAGTGGCATGGATTAACTGATATTGCTAAACGCTATCGTCAGCGCTACGTTGACTTGATTGTTAACCCCGAAGTCCGGCAAACTTTTCGCCGTCGCGCCCAAATTACCGCAGGTATTCGCCGCTATTTAGAACAGCGAGATTTTCTCGAAATTGAAACGCCAGTTTTGCAAAGTGAAGCTGGGGGTGCAGATGCACGTCCCTTCATTACTTACCACAACACCCTAGAAATGGAATTGTATCTGCGAATTGCCACAGAACTCCATCTCAAGCGGTTGATTGTCGGTGGTTTTGAAAAAGTGTTTGAAATGGGACGGATTTTCCGCAACGAAGGAATTTCCACCCGCCATAACCCTGAATTTACCACAATCGAACTTTACCAAGCCTACGCCGACTACAACGATATGATGGCATTGACGGAAGGTATTATTACCACCGTCGCCCAAGAAGTTCTCGGCACATTGCAAATCACCTACCAAGGCGAAACTGTAGATTTAACACCACCTTGGCGACGGGTAACAATGCACGATGTTGTCAAAGAAAGCACAGGCTTAGACTTTAATGCTTTTTCAACCTTGGAAGAAGCCAAAGCCGCAGCTAAAAATGCAGGAATTCCAGGTGTAGATGAAGCCCAAACCATCGGTAAAGTACTGAATTTAGCCTTTGAAGAAAAGGTAGAAGCAAATTTAATTCAACCTACCTTTGTCATTGACTATCCTGTAGAAATTTCACCACTGGCAAAACCGCACCGTTCTCAACCTGGTTTGGTAGAAAGATTTGAGTTATTTATAGTGGGACGCGAAACCGCCAACAGCTTCTCAGAATTAACAGACCCCATCGACCAAAGAGAACGTCTAGAAGACCAAGCCGCCCGTAAAGCCGCTGGTGATTTAGAAGCCCAAGGCGTAGATGAAGATTTTCTCACAGCGTTGGAATATGGAATGCCACCTACAGGCGGTCTAGGTATTGGGATTGATCGGTTAGTAATGTTATTAACTGATTCTGCCAGTATTCGAGATGTTATTGCTTTCCCCTTACTCAAGCCAGAAAAATCAGAAGCATCCCCAGAATCAGCAAGTTAA
- a CDS encoding peptidase M48 Ste24p has protein sequence MPTYTGISSDAFRHPLDRQAEQALRNLPGFELIARKFMEFVYERPQLVYLMGNTIQVGPRQYSTIYQIFRECVRDLDVYPEPALFVSQNPQANSYALGQENPYIVINTGILDLLEEVEIRAVLAHELGHIKCGHTILIQMAMWAMSAASALGELTFGIGNFVTQALIYAFFEWRRKAELTADRAALLVIDDINPVMSSMMKVSGGSSKYAHECSLQEFIHQSENYQALDEDGLNQIYKFLIYNGAQGMMLSHPFAVERIHYLREWAVSEEYQQIRRGNYQRSPAEGAVNVASETSASEAENLRRQIEELQQEINRMKRSQ, from the coding sequence ATGCCAACTTACACAGGAATTTCTAGCGATGCGTTCAGGCATCCACTTGACCGCCAAGCTGAACAAGCTTTACGAAATTTACCAGGGTTTGAGTTAATTGCCCGTAAATTCATGGAGTTTGTCTACGAACGCCCGCAGTTAGTCTATCTAATGGGTAACACCATCCAAGTAGGGCCGCGACAATATTCCACTATTTACCAGATATTTCGGGAATGTGTGCGGGATTTGGATGTTTACCCAGAACCTGCACTGTTTGTCTCACAAAATCCCCAAGCAAATAGCTATGCTTTGGGGCAAGAAAATCCTTACATTGTTATCAATACAGGCATACTAGACTTACTGGAGGAAGTCGAAATTAGGGCGGTGTTAGCCCATGAACTGGGACATATTAAATGTGGTCATACTATTTTAATTCAAATGGCGATGTGGGCGATGAGTGCTGCTTCTGCCCTAGGTGAATTGACCTTTGGCATTGGTAATTTCGTTACCCAAGCCTTAATTTATGCCTTTTTTGAATGGCGGCGAAAAGCTGAACTGACAGCAGATCGCGCCGCCTTGTTAGTAATTGATGACATAAATCCTGTGATGTCTTCGATGATGAAGGTATCGGGTGGAAGTAGCAAATATGCCCATGAATGTAGTTTACAAGAATTTATCCACCAATCAGAAAATTATCAAGCACTGGATGAAGATGGACTGAATCAAATATATAAGTTCTTGATCTACAATGGCGCTCAGGGCATGATGTTAAGCCATCCCTTTGCTGTAGAGCGTATACATTATTTAAGGGAGTGGGCAGTATCAGAAGAATATCAGCAAATTCGCCGAGGAAACTATCAGCGATCGCCAGCCGAAGGTGCAGTAAATGTTGCATCAGAAACTTCCGCAAGTGAAGCAGAAAATTTGCGGCGGCAAATTGAAGAATTACAACAAGAAATTAACAGAATGAAAAGGTCTCAGTAG
- a CDS encoding secretion protein HlyD produces the protein MICNGQPQKSMKQQTYIPPIPVMNSQLDLIAKIDTGKPTNKRIFPQGQTGKFISLFACLLTTGVLSASCASLPKEAAEAQSQRGSKESGSTTPVDVAIARTDTLEKQPEYTGTTIPFRTVSLRSQIEARLLSLNVDVGSIVKKGQNIGQLDDTLLMTELKQAEAELAAQKSDVARAATQVSNARAEVERLRLQMVQAQADSQRQQQLYQQGAIAQQTAEQARTQAQTAAQALRAATEQVRTEQQAVAATQGRVLAQQAVVAQAKERRSYSRLISPINGVVTSKVTEPGNLLQAGGEVIQIGDFSRVKVVVQVSELELAKIKLGQSVQVRLDAFPQKALTGRVIRISPTADATARLIPVEVEVPNSNSNIGSGLLARVNFENQTQPQVVVAQTAIQKSAKQPSGSETANNDTNSTVFVVTDNQGKPTVKARTVTLGKKADSKVEILSGLQPGERYVVRSGRPLKDGNPVRLSILSETGESNSTPRRTRN, from the coding sequence ATGATTTGCAACGGACAACCGCAAAAATCGATGAAACAGCAAACCTACATACCTCCAATCCCAGTGATGAATAGCCAGTTAGATTTAATCGCCAAGATTGACACAGGGAAACCAACAAACAAAAGGATATTTCCCCAGGGACAAACAGGAAAATTCATATCATTATTTGCTTGCTTATTAACTACAGGAGTACTTTCTGCTAGTTGTGCTTCTCTACCTAAAGAAGCAGCCGAAGCTCAATCGCAACGTGGTAGTAAAGAAAGTGGTAGTACAACACCTGTAGATGTAGCGATCGCCCGTACAGATACACTCGAAAAACAGCCAGAGTATACAGGTACAACAATTCCTTTCCGTACCGTATCACTGCGATCGCAAATAGAAGCGCGGCTATTATCTTTAAACGTAGATGTAGGTAGTATTGTCAAAAAAGGGCAAAACATCGGACAGTTAGATGATACCTTGCTGATGACAGAATTAAAACAAGCCGAAGCCGAACTCGCAGCCCAAAAATCCGATGTAGCCAGAGCCGCAACCCAGGTAAGTAATGCGCGTGCAGAAGTGGAAAGACTGCGCTTACAGATGGTGCAAGCTCAAGCCGACTCTCAAAGACAACAGCAATTATACCAACAAGGTGCGATCGCCCAACAAACCGCCGAACAAGCACGCACTCAAGCCCAAACAGCCGCCCAAGCCTTGCGGGCTGCAACAGAGCAAGTCCGCACAGAACAACAAGCCGTCGCCGCTACCCAAGGTAGAGTTTTAGCGCAACAAGCAGTAGTCGCCCAAGCCAAAGAACGCCGTTCCTATTCCCGATTAATTTCCCCCATCAATGGTGTCGTTACCAGCAAAGTTACAGAACCAGGTAATCTTTTGCAAGCAGGCGGCGAAGTTATACAAATTGGTGACTTCAGCCGAGTCAAAGTAGTTGTGCAAGTTTCGGAATTGGAACTAGCAAAAATTAAACTTGGACAATCTGTACAAGTACGCTTAGATGCCTTTCCCCAAAAAGCATTAACTGGCAGAGTTATACGCATATCTCCCACCGCCGATGCGACTGCTCGCCTGATACCAGTAGAAGTGGAAGTTCCCAACAGTAACAGCAATATTGGTAGCGGACTATTAGCCAGAGTTAATTTTGAAAATCAAACACAACCGCAAGTTGTAGTCGCGCAAACCGCTATTCAAAAATCAGCAAAACAACCTTCTGGGTCTGAAACAGCAAATAATGATACAAATAGCACTGTATTTGTAGTTACAGATAACCAAGGCAAACCAACTGTAAAAGCACGTACCGTCACTTTGGGCAAAAAAGCTGATAGCAAAGTGGAGATTTTATCTGGTTTGCAACCAGGAGAGCGCTATGTAGTTCGCAGTGGTAGACCATTAAAAGATGGCAACCCGGTACGTCTTTCGATTCTTTCCGAAACAGGCGAATCAAATTCGACACCGCGCAGAACTAGAAATTAA
- a CDS encoding acriflavin resistance protein, whose translation MQQVQKSGGFSISAISIRQHIGTLMLTLAVIVMGVFFIVKLPVDLLPSITYPRIGVRIQAPGISPEVAIDEVTKPLEEAFSATEGVLQVFSQTREGQVSLDLYFQPGGNIDQALNDATAAFNRARGTLPDTLEAPRIFKVDPSQLPVYEIALTSPTLEGVDLRVFAEEELARELGVVPGVAGVDVSGGVPEEVRVNLDLNRLQALGVGLTDVLDELRDRNQDISGGRILGQNSEPLTRTVGRFRSAEELRDLSFKVSSSSNNTQTSVPTRRVYLRDFAEIIDGSEQQRVFVSLNGEPAVKVSIQKQPDANTINVVDGVKQRVEELRQSGVIPEGTVITATLDESKFIRNSISNVTSSGLIGTALAAIAVLLFLGSIRQTLIIVLAIPLATLAAIILMGLFGLSINVFSLGGLALGVGIVVDNSIVMLENIAEGAGMTPGKTAKSKLNKQQLINQSEQSSREVESALIASTSTNLVAVLPFLLIGGFIALLFNELILTISFSVAASIVIAVTVVPMMASRLLGWKFSSRLNQFWLLREFNRRFDAATRGYGGFLTMILRWRFMTVAIALLFFGGGSLWMAPQIPQEILPRISTGQVNLNAQFPPGTPLDTNLKVMSAVDEVLRQQPETEYIFSTAGGALFGNTTNANPLRGSSTISLKSGTDVEAYVERVTQELDKLNLAGIRLRLSPGQVRGLILNNSPVRGADVDVILQGNDPENLQQAGRQVLAALEEQATLARFRPDADERQPEIQILPDWERVAALGLTTTDIGDTIQTALEGSIPTQLQRGNRLVDVRVKLNETAVQAPSQLERLPLFVDNNHQVRLSDVARIVEGQAPGEIQRINQRQVVILAGNLNEGASLSQAITQVKQVIDNLELPEGVSVLPSAAAESNQQLQSSLQLLGGLATFLVFVVMAVQYNSLIDPLVIMFTIPLALAGGIFGLYITKTAIGATVIVGAVLLVGIVVNNAIIMVELANQLRERDNIDRKTAILQAAPQRLRPVLMTTITTVLGMFPLALGIGEGSEFLQPLGVVVFSGLSLATVLTLFIIPCFYTLLHDILDFGLLKQTLAKLDKWKNKYY comes from the coding sequence ATGCAGCAAGTCCAAAAAAGCGGCGGATTTAGTATCAGCGCCATTTCCATCCGTCAACATATCGGTACCCTCATGCTTACCCTTGCGGTAATCGTGATGGGTGTATTTTTTATAGTCAAATTACCAGTAGATTTACTACCATCAATTACCTATCCTCGGATTGGTGTGCGAATACAAGCACCAGGCATTTCGCCAGAAGTAGCAATTGATGAAGTCACAAAGCCTTTAGAAGAAGCCTTTTCCGCTACAGAAGGTGTATTACAAGTCTTTTCTCAAACCCGTGAAGGACAAGTCAGTTTGGATTTGTACTTTCAACCAGGGGGCAATATTGACCAAGCCTTAAACGATGCTACTGCGGCCTTTAACCGAGCTAGAGGTACTTTACCAGACACCCTAGAAGCACCACGCATATTTAAAGTAGATCCTTCCCAGTTACCTGTTTATGAAATAGCTTTAACTTCACCGACCTTAGAAGGTGTAGATTTACGGGTGTTTGCCGAAGAAGAACTAGCCCGTGAACTAGGTGTTGTCCCTGGTGTAGCCGGGGTAGACGTATCGGGAGGAGTGCCAGAAGAAGTTAGAGTCAATCTTGATTTAAATCGATTGCAAGCTTTGGGTGTAGGTTTAACGGATGTTTTAGATGAATTGAGAGACCGCAACCAAGATATTTCCGGTGGTCGAATTTTAGGACAGAATTCTGAACCATTAACTCGGACTGTGGGTCGCTTTCGGAGTGCTGAGGAACTGAGAGATTTATCATTTAAAGTATCTTCATCTAGCAATAATACTCAAACCTCAGTCCCCACTCGTCGTGTTTATCTGCGAGACTTTGCCGAAATTATCGACGGTTCAGAACAACAAAGAGTTTTTGTTTCCCTCAATGGTGAACCAGCAGTAAAAGTCAGTATTCAAAAACAACCAGATGCCAATACTATCAACGTGGTTGATGGAGTGAAACAGCGTGTAGAAGAACTGCGGCAGTCTGGTGTAATTCCTGAAGGGACAGTAATTACTGCTACTTTAGATGAATCAAAGTTTATTCGTAATTCTATTTCTAATGTTACAAGTTCCGGGTTAATTGGGACAGCATTAGCAGCGATCGCAGTTTTATTATTTCTCGGTTCCATCAGACAAACTTTGATTATTGTCCTGGCTATCCCCTTAGCCACCCTAGCCGCAATTATCTTAATGGGTTTATTTGGTTTATCTATTAACGTTTTTAGTTTGGGTGGTTTAGCTTTGGGTGTAGGTATTGTAGTTGATAACTCCATCGTGATGTTGGAGAACATTGCTGAAGGTGCGGGAATGACCCCCGGTAAAACAGCTAAAAGCAAGTTGAATAAACAGCAACTAATTAATCAATCAGAACAAAGTAGTCGAGAAGTCGAATCAGCATTAATAGCTTCTACTAGCACCAACTTGGTTGCAGTATTGCCATTTTTGCTCATTGGTGGGTTTATCGCCCTGCTATTCAATGAATTAATTTTAACTATTAGCTTTTCCGTAGCGGCTTCAATTGTCATTGCCGTTACCGTTGTCCCCATGATGGCATCTCGCTTACTAGGATGGAAGTTTTCTAGCCGTTTAAATCAATTTTGGCTATTGCGAGAATTTAATCGCCGCTTTGATGCTGCTACCAGGGGATATGGCGGCTTTTTAACTATGATATTACGCTGGCGATTCATGACAGTGGCGATCGCCCTCCTCTTCTTTGGTGGTGGTAGTCTGTGGATGGCTCCGCAAATTCCCCAAGAAATCCTCCCTAGAATTAGTACAGGACAAGTCAACTTAAATGCTCAGTTTCCTCCCGGAACACCCTTAGACACTAACCTCAAAGTCATGAGCGCCGTAGATGAGGTTCTCCGCCAGCAGCCAGAAACAGAATATATCTTTTCCACTGCTGGTGGAGCCTTATTTGGTAACACAACCAACGCCAACCCCTTACGCGGTTCCAGCACCATTAGCTTAAAATCTGGTACAGATGTCGAAGCTTATGTTGAACGAGTTACCCAAGAACTTGACAAATTAAACTTAGCCGGAATTCGTCTGCGCCTTTCACCCGGACAAGTGCGGGGTTTGATTTTGAATAACTCTCCTGTACGGGGTGCTGATGTTGACGTGATTTTACAAGGTAACGACCCAGAGAATTTACAACAAGCTGGTCGTCAAGTTTTAGCAGCTTTAGAAGAGCAAGCCACCCTTGCTAGATTCCGTCCCGATGCTGATGAAAGACAACCCGAAATTCAAATCTTGCCAGACTGGGAGCGTGTTGCAGCTTTAGGCTTAACTACTACAGATATTGGCGATACCATTCAGACTGCTCTAGAGGGTAGCATCCCCACACAGTTACAACGTGGCAACCGCTTAGTAGATGTACGCGTAAAGTTGAATGAAACAGCAGTTCAAGCACCGTCTCAATTAGAAAGACTGCCGTTATTTGTAGACAATAATCACCAAGTCCGATTGAGTGATGTTGCGAGAATTGTTGAAGGGCAAGCGCCTGGCGAAATTCAGCGAATCAACCAGCGCCAAGTTGTCATCCTAGCGGGGAATTTAAACGAGGGCGCTAGTTTAAGTCAAGCCATCACTCAGGTGAAACAAGTAATAGATAACCTCGAATTGCCAGAAGGTGTGAGTGTTTTACCCAGCGCCGCCGCTGAATCAAACCAACAATTGCAAAGCTCACTACAACTATTAGGTGGATTAGCCACATTCCTTGTATTTGTAGTTATGGCAGTGCAATACAATTCCCTCATTGACCCATTGGTAATTATGTTTACCATTCCGTTAGCACTAGCCGGGGGAATTTTCGGGCTTTATATTACCAAAACTGCCATTGGTGCAACCGTGATAGTAGGTGCCGTTTTATTAGTTGGTATTGTGGTGAACAATGCCATCATTATGGTCGAGTTAGCCAATCAACTTCGGGAACGAGACAACATTGACCGCAAAACTGCCATTTTACAAGCTGCGCCACAACGGTTGCGTCCTGTACTTATGACTACTATTACTACCGTTTTAGGTATGTTCCCTTTAGCATTAGGAATTGGTGAAGGCTCAGAGTTTCTGCAACCATTGGGTGTTGTTGTTTTTTCTGGTTTGTCATTAGCAACTGTATTGACCCTGTTTATTATTCCGTGTTTTTATACACTGCTACATGACATACTAGATTTTGGGTTGCTAAAGCAAACATTAGCCAAGTTAGATAAATGGAAGAACAAGTATTACTAA